One stretch of Syntrophales bacterium DNA includes these proteins:
- a CDS encoding alpha/beta fold hydrolase produces MNDNAFFPPFSPPLWSRNPHLQSIFASLRFRAPGKNEMAARAREIILDGGNGVRLLGYYSAQADKKPKALVLIIHGWEGSSDSTYVLSTGRSLYRRGCDVIRLNLRDHGPSHHLNEGFFHGALIEETATAVQNAAGLAPYLPFFVVGFSLGGNFGMRIALRRNGAPFGNLRHVICISPVIDPYSSTLAMDRLPLYRYYFLKKWKRSLRRKQQCFPGLYRFDDLLGIDNTLDLTNHIIARYSDFDGHRDYFSRYTLRGDGLEDLAVPVTVVTSRDDPVIPVEDFSSLEGNPYLRISIQRWGGHCGFLDPFPLVSWYEEGIINRIVDS; encoded by the coding sequence ATGAACGATAACGCATTCTTCCCACCCTTCAGCCCCCCGCTGTGGTCACGCAACCCCCATCTTCAGAGCATCTTTGCAAGCCTTCGGTTCAGGGCACCGGGAAAAAACGAAATGGCCGCCCGCGCCCGGGAGATTATTCTTGACGGCGGCAATGGAGTGCGGCTTCTCGGCTATTATTCGGCCCAGGCGGACAAGAAACCGAAGGCCCTCGTGCTGATCATTCACGGCTGGGAAGGCAGCTCTGATTCCACCTACGTTCTTTCCACCGGGCGCTCCCTGTACCGCCGAGGATGCGATGTCATTCGCCTGAATCTGCGGGACCACGGTCCCAGCCATCATCTGAACGAAGGGTTTTTCCACGGGGCACTGATCGAAGAAACGGCAACGGCCGTGCAAAACGCCGCCGGTCTCGCGCCGTATCTGCCCTTCTTCGTGGTCGGTTTTTCGCTGGGAGGAAACTTCGGCATGAGAATCGCCCTGCGAAGGAATGGTGCACCTTTCGGCAATCTTCGTCACGTGATCTGCATATCTCCGGTAATAGACCCCTACAGTTCGACCCTGGCCATGGACCGTCTGCCCCTCTACCGTTACTATTTTCTCAAAAAGTGGAAGCGGTCACTGCGCCGGAAACAGCAATGCTTCCCCGGGTTGTACCGCTTCGATGACTTGCTGGGAATCGACAACACACTGGACTTGACGAACCACATCATAGCCCGGTATTCCGATTTCGACGGGCACCGCGATTACTTCAGCCGCTACACGCTCCGGGGGGACGGCCTGGAAGACCTGGCCGTACCCGTTACCGTCGTGACATCCCGGGACGACCCGGTAATACCCGTGGAGGATTTTTCATCACTCGAGGGGAATCCATACCTGCGGATTTCAATCCAGCGCTGGGGCGGTCATTGCGGATTTCTCGACCCATTCCCCCTGGTGAGCTGGTACGAAGAGGGCATCATCAACAGGATCGTGGACTCCTGA
- a CDS encoding ATP-binding protein, whose protein sequence is MVSRFLGYANPYVVDAKPRDMNALVERTLDLIRRDDFPESIVITTDLAPDLPPVPLDEELFMQVIFNIVLNALEAMPDGGTLTITSAAHEGGEGRTVELTVADTGPGISRNDMKDLFKPFYTTKKGGTGLGLAICRKIISEHAGYIGVSSQTGKGTEFNIVLPVD, encoded by the coding sequence GTGGTCTCGCGGTTCCTGGGCTATGCGAATCCCTATGTGGTCGACGCAAAACCCCGGGACATGAACGCCCTGGTTGAGCGGACGCTGGACCTGATACGGCGGGACGATTTTCCCGAGAGCATTGTCATAACGACCGATCTTGCCCCCGATCTGCCGCCGGTGCCGCTCGATGAGGAACTGTTCATGCAGGTTATCTTCAATATCGTACTCAATGCCCTGGAGGCAATGCCCGACGGCGGGACACTGACCATAACATCGGCAGCCCACGAAGGTGGGGAGGGGCGGACGGTAGAGCTCACCGTCGCCGACACCGGACCGGGAATTTCCAGGAATGACATGAAGGATCTGTTCAAACCCTTTTATACGACAAAAAAGGGCGGGACCGGTCTCGGGCTCGCCATCTGTCGGAAGATCATAAGTGAACACGCAGGCTACATCGGTGTCTCTTCACAGACGGGAAAAGGTACTGAATTTAATATTGTTCTTCCTGTCGATTGA
- the glmM gene encoding phosphoglucosamine mutase — protein MGKLFGTDGIRGVANEYPMTANMAMEIGKATAHVFKKKGHQPRIIVGKDTRISGYMIESALVSGICSMGVDAIQVGPMPTPGIAFLTISMRVDAGIVISASHNPFQDNGIKIFSAEGYKLPDEKEREIEELIFANSMGKLHPSPDKLGKVYRIDGARDRYIVFLKSTFPKECTLEGVKVVLDCANGATYRVGPDTFFELGAEVISIFDKPDGRNINADCGSQHTEALAEKVVKSGADVGFAFDGDGDRLIAVDERGGVLTGDQIMAICALDLKKRGLLKNNLVVTTVMSNAGFGQCMKKLGIDYAMTKVGDRYVLEEMKVRDAVIGGEDSGHIIFLDHHTSGDGILTALQLMAVMKRSDRPLSELKGLMKVFPQEIINVDVRSKPDIDTIPEIVRIIDEVEMRLGDSGRVLVRYSGTQPMCRVMVEGPSDDETLSCCTAIADVVRTCLG, from the coding sequence ATGGGAAAGCTCTTCGGAACCGACGGGATACGGGGTGTTGCCAACGAGTATCCCATGACGGCGAACATGGCCATGGAAATCGGCAAGGCAACGGCCCACGTTTTCAAAAAAAAGGGACACCAGCCGAGAATAATCGTCGGCAAAGATACCCGGATTTCGGGGTACATGATAGAGAGCGCCCTCGTTTCAGGAATCTGTTCCATGGGGGTTGACGCCATACAGGTGGGGCCCATGCCGACGCCGGGCATTGCCTTTCTGACCATCAGCATGCGCGTTGACGCGGGCATCGTCATCTCCGCTTCCCATAATCCGTTTCAGGATAATGGAATCAAAATTTTTTCTGCTGAAGGCTACAAGCTTCCCGATGAAAAGGAGCGGGAGATCGAAGAACTGATTTTTGCGAACAGCATGGGCAAGCTCCATCCGTCGCCGGACAAGCTGGGCAAGGTATACCGGATTGACGGCGCCCGGGACCGCTATATCGTTTTTCTCAAGAGCACCTTCCCGAAGGAATGTACGCTGGAAGGCGTCAAAGTGGTTCTCGACTGCGCGAACGGGGCAACCTATCGGGTCGGACCGGACACGTTTTTTGAACTGGGCGCTGAGGTAATCTCCATCTTCGACAAACCCGACGGCCGGAACATCAACGCCGACTGCGGTTCCCAGCACACGGAGGCCCTTGCTGAAAAAGTGGTGAAATCCGGCGCCGATGTGGGATTTGCCTTTGACGGAGACGGTGACCGTCTCATCGCGGTCGACGAGCGCGGCGGAGTCCTGACGGGGGACCAGATCATGGCAATCTGTGCCTTGGACTTGAAAAAGAGGGGCCTGCTGAAGAACAATCTCGTGGTGACCACCGTTATGAGCAACGCCGGTTTCGGCCAGTGCATGAAGAAACTCGGCATCGACTACGCGATGACAAAGGTTGGAGACCGCTATGTCCTTGAAGAAATGAAGGTCAGGGACGCGGTTATCGGCGGTGAAGATTCGGGGCACATCATATTTTTGGACCACCATACGTCGGGAGATGGAATTCTTACGGCGCTCCAGCTGATGGCGGTCATGAAGCGCAGCGACAGGCCGCTGTCGGAACTGAAGGGCCTGATGAAGGTCTTTCCCCAGGAAATCATCAATGTCGATGTCCGGTCGAAGCCTGATATCGACACGATTCCGGAGATTGTAAGGATAATCGACGAAGTGGAAATGAGGCTCGGTGACTCCGGCAGGGTCCTGGTGCGCTACTCCGGAACCCAGCCAATGTGCCGCGTCATGGTCGAGGGCCCCTCCGATGACGAAACGCTGTCCTGCTGCACCGCCATAGCCGACGTGGTGCGAACCTGCCTCGGTTAA
- a CDS encoding CoA-binding protein gives METKSRLDRLFNPQTIAFIGASGNPAKWGFIVPLNILKGQFRGTLYPVNPGCESLLGIPCLPSVSAISVPVDLAVITTPARTVPDLVDECGRKGVANVVVISSDFSETGPEGAALERDVVARARKYGMRIVGPNTMGLYSSSPRLNALMPPVAPLDGPLSMVSQSGNVGVQMLYWGNRKGLGFEKFVSSGNEADLTCEDYLDYFGGDKATRVVLAYMEGIDGDSGLLDVARRVSRRKPVLIFKGGRTSTGNRAASSHSGAMAVSSRVLRAAFRQAGVIGIEDSQGLIDAAKAFSAYPVPRGNRVGILTRGGGWGVITADACEERGLEVPPLPDRIVRRLNRILPSYWSHGNPVDMAANMLLEPFMECIEALAEWDGVDSVIAMGGSIQGIFDFDAHVEGTKELKETITLAREVAKEYTSQHDVVLDHTREMVEKTGKPVIVVTLGDYDGFLDDLKNHRVVSYPTPERAVTALKHMVDYRRFLDSPIEPLEYDAKERKHRWKSLKTH, from the coding sequence GTGGAAACAAAGAGCAGGCTCGACAGGCTTTTCAATCCTCAAACCATTGCTTTTATCGGAGCTTCCGGAAACCCCGCGAAGTGGGGTTTCATCGTCCCCCTGAACATCCTCAAGGGGCAGTTCCGCGGCACGCTGTATCCCGTGAATCCGGGATGTGAATCCCTCCTGGGCATCCCATGCCTTCCCTCCGTTTCCGCCATTTCCGTTCCCGTTGACCTGGCCGTCATTACAACGCCGGCGAGAACGGTGCCCGACCTGGTGGACGAATGCGGCAGAAAAGGCGTTGCCAATGTGGTTGTCATCAGCTCCGATTTCAGCGAAACGGGGCCTGAAGGGGCGGCGCTGGAACGGGACGTGGTTGCCAGGGCCCGGAAATACGGTATGCGTATCGTGGGTCCCAACACCATGGGCCTCTACAGTTCATCGCCCCGCCTCAATGCCCTCATGCCCCCCGTGGCACCCCTGGATGGTCCCCTGTCAATGGTTTCCCAGAGCGGGAACGTCGGCGTCCAGATGCTCTACTGGGGGAACAGGAAGGGCCTGGGATTTGAAAAGTTCGTCAGCAGCGGAAATGAAGCCGATCTCACCTGCGAAGACTACCTCGACTATTTCGGTGGTGATAAGGCCACCAGGGTGGTGCTTGCCTATATGGAAGGGATCGACGGAGATTCCGGGCTTCTCGATGTGGCCCGCCGGGTCTCCCGCAGGAAACCCGTCCTCATTTTCAAGGGAGGACGGACGAGCACGGGCAATCGGGCGGCGTCGTCCCACAGCGGGGCCATGGCCGTTTCTTCCCGGGTTCTCCGAGCGGCTTTCCGCCAGGCCGGTGTCATAGGAATAGAGGACAGCCAGGGACTTATAGACGCGGCGAAGGCCTTTTCAGCCTATCCCGTTCCCCGGGGGAACCGTGTCGGCATTCTCACCCGAGGTGGCGGCTGGGGCGTCATTACCGCCGATGCCTGTGAAGAGAGGGGATTGGAGGTTCCTCCCCTTCCGGACCGTATCGTCAGGCGGTTAAACAGGATACTGCCTTCCTACTGGAGTCACGGCAATCCCGTGGACATGGCGGCGAACATGCTGCTCGAGCCTTTCATGGAATGTATTGAAGCGCTGGCAGAATGGGATGGCGTCGATTCCGTCATTGCCATGGGAGGTTCCATTCAGGGCATCTTTGATTTTGACGCCCACGTGGAGGGAACGAAGGAACTCAAGGAGACAATCACTCTGGCCCGGGAAGTGGCAAAGGAGTATACTTCCCAGCATGACGTGGTTCTTGATCATACGCGGGAAATGGTCGAGAAAACGGGGAAGCCTGTCATCGTTGTGACCCTGGGTGATTACGACGGCTTCCTGGATGATCTGAAAAATCACCGCGTGGTGTCATACCCCACGCCGGAGCGGGCCGTGACGGCCCTGAAACACATGGTTGATTATCGGCGGTTTCTCGATTCGCCGATTGAACCCCTTGAGTACGATGCAAAGGAGAGAAAGCACCGATGGAAATCCTTGAAGACGCACTGA
- a CDS encoding sigma-54 dependent transcriptional regulator — protein MNSILIVDDEKNMRLVLSAMLKREGYDVLAAADGVEAQKIIKNSDISVVVSDLKMPCLDGFGLLDWIADEYPEVPVIMITAHGTIANAVEAVKRGAFDYITKPFDQEDLKRVISKAVSTRNLTDRELVVSAEEAGRHEIIGTSAPMRRIYDMVKTVAATPTTVLIQGETGTGKELIARAVHRGSPRKDNPFIKINCAAIPENLLESELFGYEKGSFTGAHHRKIGRFEQAHGGTLFLDEIGELPRDMQAKLLRVIQDQEFERVGGLQTIKVDARIVAATNRDLRKDVAEGLFREDLYYRINIVPIELPSLRERRDDIVPLVSHFLDKFNRKLNRDIGSVDQDVIDCFMKYHWPGNIRQMENLLERMVLLARGNRIRSADLPDEMFLPENGGGTDLRGDQGMFKDIIREKTESMEREMIENVLNSCGGNVTKASRRLGLSRKALQLKMIKYDLRK, from the coding sequence ATGAACAGCATATTGATTGTCGATGACGAGAAAAACATGCGCCTGGTTCTGTCGGCCATGCTCAAACGTGAAGGATACGATGTCCTCGCCGCGGCCGACGGAGTGGAAGCACAAAAAATCATAAAAAACAGCGATATTTCCGTTGTTGTTTCCGATCTCAAGATGCCCTGTCTCGACGGGTTCGGACTGCTTGACTGGATTGCCGATGAATATCCCGAGGTGCCGGTCATCATGATAACGGCTCACGGCACCATCGCCAACGCCGTCGAGGCCGTCAAGAGAGGCGCCTTTGACTATATTACCAAGCCTTTCGACCAGGAGGACCTCAAACGGGTCATCAGCAAGGCGGTCAGCACCAGAAACCTGACCGACCGGGAACTCGTGGTGTCCGCCGAGGAGGCGGGGCGCCATGAAATTATCGGGACCAGCGCTCCCATGCGCAGGATCTATGACATGGTGAAAACCGTGGCGGCGACGCCGACGACGGTGCTGATACAGGGAGAAACAGGGACGGGAAAAGAGTTGATCGCCCGGGCCGTTCACCGGGGCAGCCCCCGGAAGGACAACCCCTTTATCAAAATCAACTGTGCCGCCATTCCCGAAAATCTTCTGGAAAGTGAACTGTTCGGGTATGAGAAGGGATCCTTTACCGGGGCCCATCACAGGAAGATCGGGCGATTCGAGCAGGCCCACGGCGGAACACTGTTCTTGGACGAAATCGGGGAGCTTCCCCGGGACATGCAGGCAAAACTACTCCGGGTCATTCAGGATCAGGAATTCGAGCGGGTGGGGGGGCTCCAAACGATAAAAGTCGACGCGAGAATCGTGGCGGCCACCAACCGTGACCTGCGAAAGGATGTGGCCGAAGGCCTCTTTCGTGAGGATCTCTATTACCGGATCAATATCGTTCCCATAGAGCTTCCTTCCCTGAGGGAACGCAGAGACGATATAGTTCCCCTGGTTTCCCATTTTCTGGATAAGTTCAATCGGAAACTCAACCGCGACATCGGGTCCGTCGATCAGGACGTGATCGATTGTTTTATGAAGTACCACTGGCCCGGCAATATCCGGCAAATGGAAAATCTCCTCGAAAGGATGGTCCTGCTTGCCCGGGGAAACCGGATCCGGTCGGCGGATCTTCCGGACGAGATGTTTCTCCCGGAAAACGGCGGAGGGACCGATCTCCGGGGCGATCAGGGGATGTTCAAGGATATTATCCGGGAAAAGACCGAATCCATGGAACGGGAGATGATCGAAAATGTGCTGAATTCCTGCGGGGGGAACGTGACGAAGGCGTCACGACGTCTCGGGTTGAGCAGGAAGGCGCTTCAGTTGAAAATGATCAAGTACGACCTGAGGAAATAA
- a CDS encoding 6-phosphogluconolactonase, which produces MSFKVIVTRDFDHMSEVAARLVVEDITAGLSRRSHYNLGLATGNTPTGLYKHLAKAANGGVFEGSRIRSFNLDEYVGLPGENAQQRTLHCESYSYFMIRELFGLMASRIGEASIPWGALIDRNLMEHELAGNPADWEERGTDRGKAIVIRTDAASDYLRWIRRDILDAYERKIEEAGGIDLHVIGIGSRGHIAFHEVGIPFEGNRMILVKLDENTIVDAVSDGHFSTPAAGPRYAISMGAELVYRAKTVLLLANGPRKAGPVAESLLGDVTCDIPVSYSRQYHRSGGRMIYVLDRESARHLNGRGEILQKRGIELEDISDRGPSRLLSDLRFSRDPGTGTLV; this is translated from the coding sequence ATGTCATTCAAGGTCATTGTAACCCGCGATTTTGACCACATGAGCGAAGTTGCCGCCCGCCTGGTTGTCGAAGATATCACCGCCGGACTGTCCCGCAGGTCTCATTACAACCTTGGCCTTGCCACGGGAAACACGCCCACCGGCCTGTACAAGCATCTTGCCAAGGCGGCCAACGGCGGGGTGTTTGAAGGATCACGGATCAGGAGCTTCAACCTCGATGAATACGTGGGCCTTCCCGGTGAAAACGCGCAGCAGCGGACCCTGCACTGCGAAAGCTACAGTTATTTCATGATCCGGGAACTTTTCGGCCTCATGGCGTCCAGGATCGGCGAAGCGTCCATTCCCTGGGGTGCCCTTATAGACCGGAATCTCATGGAGCATGAACTGGCCGGGAATCCCGCCGACTGGGAAGAGAGGGGAACGGACAGGGGGAAGGCGATCGTCATACGAACGGATGCCGCGTCGGACTACCTCCGCTGGATCAGACGGGACATTCTCGACGCCTACGAGCGGAAAATTGAAGAAGCCGGCGGCATTGACCTTCACGTGATCGGAATAGGAAGCCGGGGGCACATCGCCTTTCATGAAGTGGGCATCCCCTTCGAAGGGAACCGGATGATCCTGGTAAAACTTGACGAGAACACCATCGTCGATGCCGTTTCCGACGGTCACTTCAGCACCCCGGCGGCGGGCCCCCGTTATGCCATATCCATGGGTGCCGAGCTGGTCTACCGGGCAAAGACCGTGCTCCTCCTGGCAAACGGGCCACGGAAGGCCGGACCCGTGGCGGAATCGCTTCTGGGGGACGTCACCTGCGACATCCCGGTTTCATACAGCCGGCAGTACCACCGTTCGGGAGGACGCATGATCTATGTCCTTGACAGGGAGTCGGCCCGCCATCTGAACGGGCGGGGAGAGATCCTTCAGAAGCGGGGAATCGAACTGGAGGACATCAGCGACAGGGGACCGTCCCGGTTGTTGAGCGATCTGCGGTTTTCCCGGGACCCCGGCACCGGGACCCTGGTGTGA
- a CDS encoding acetate--CoA ligase family protein, protein MEILEDALKRGEKTLSEHDSKLFLARHGIPVTKERVAATADEAAKIAGEIGYPVVLKASGSEFAHKTELNLIALDLRTEKEVLDAFSRLTGNPEVAVREVLVQQMVKGDRELVVGLTRDPQFGPCVMFGLGGIFTEILEDVTFRVAPLSRWDAHDMMGDIRAKKILEAFRGKPAVDREKLADILVAVGTIGLEYDAVKEIDINPLKILGGQPVAVDALVVLG, encoded by the coding sequence ATGGAAATCCTTGAAGACGCACTGAAACGAGGCGAGAAAACGCTGTCGGAACATGATTCGAAGCTTTTTCTGGCGCGGCACGGTATTCCGGTTACAAAGGAGCGCGTTGCCGCCACAGCGGATGAAGCGGCGAAGATAGCCGGGGAGATCGGCTACCCCGTGGTCCTCAAGGCCTCAGGCTCCGAATTCGCGCACAAGACGGAACTGAATCTCATAGCCCTCGACCTGAGAACCGAAAAAGAAGTCCTGGACGCCTTCAGCCGCCTTACGGGAAATCCGGAAGTCGCCGTCAGGGAAGTGCTGGTGCAGCAGATGGTGAAGGGTGATCGTGAGTTGGTCGTGGGGCTTACCCGGGACCCGCAGTTCGGCCCCTGTGTCATGTTCGGCCTGGGAGGCATCTTCACGGAAATCCTTGAGGACGTTACCTTCCGGGTTGCCCCTCTTTCCCGGTGGGACGCTCATGACATGATGGGTGACATCAGGGCGAAGAAGATATTGGAGGCTTTTCGCGGGAAGCCTGCCGTGGATCGGGAAAAGCTGGCCGACATCCTTGTGGCTGTGGGAACGATCGGGCTCGAGTACGATGCCGTGAAGGAAATCGACATCAATCCCCTCAAAATCCTGGGCGGGCAGCCCGTGGCCGTCGATGCCTTGGTGGTACTCGGCTGA